The genomic window GCCTGGCCAAGGAGAAGCTGCTGGAGACCGAGCTGTCGACCGAGCAGGCCTCGGCCGCCAAGATGGTCGACGCCGCGCACGGCGAGGTGAAGCTGGCCCTGCAGGAGCTGCGCGACCTGGCCCGCGGCATCCACCCCGCCGTGCTGACCGACCGCGGCCTGGACGCGGCGCTCTCCGCGGTCGCCGCGCGCTGCACCGTGCCCGGCGGGGTGCAGGTCAACGTCGACCTGACCGGCCCCGACGGGGTCGTCGAGCGCCCAGACTCCGCGGTGGAGGGCATCGCCTACTTCACCGTCAGCGAGTTGCTCACCAACACCTCGAAGCATGCGGGGGCCACCAGCGCTTCGGTGGACGCCTGGCGCTCCGCCGACCGGCTGATGATCCAGGTCGGCGACGACGGCCGGGGCGGCGCCACGGCCCCGGGCGGCGGTTTCCGCCCCGGCGGCGGCCTGGCCGGCCTGGCCGAGCGGGTCGGCGCGGTGGACGGCGTCTTCCTGGTGGAGAGCCCGGTGGGCGGCCCGACCACGGTCACCATCGAGCTCCCCTGGCACACCCGGGCGGTCCGCACCGCCTGAACCGGGCCCCGCGCGAGCCAGTGGTCCGGCGGCGGCGACCCTTGCGCGGTACGCCGCCGCCGGACCGGTCCCTGACGGGCCCCTGCCGGCAGACCTCCCGGTCAGGAGCCGAGCGTCCCCAGGGTCACGTCCGCCGTCTTGCCGGCACCCGAGCGCGTGTAGCTGACGGTGGTCCTGCTCCCGGGCGCGAGCGAGGCGAGCGCCGTGGTCAGCGAGTTGAGCGTGGTGATCGGGGTGGCGCCGACCTGGGTGATCACATCGCCCGCCTGCAGTCCGGCCGAGGCCGCCGCACCACCGGAGGTGGTGCTGACGATCACCACGCCGGCCGGCTGGTAGTTGCCGTTGTAGTAGGTGCGGGCGGTGATGCCGAGCGCGGCGCGGCCCGAGTTGGTCACCTTGCCGCTGGAGATCAGCTGGTCGGCGATGCTGGTGATGGTGGCGCTCGGGATCGCGAAGCCGATCCCGGTGGCGGCGCTGCCGTTCAGGTCCGGGTCGACGGCGGCCAGCGTGTTGATGCCGATCACCTGACTGGACAGGTTCACCAGCGCCCCGCCGCTGTTGCCGGGGTTGATCGCGGCCGAGGTCTGCACCATGTTGCCGATGGTGGCGCCGGGCGAGCCGCCGCCCTGCGGCTCGGTGACGGTCCGCCCGGTGGCGGAGACGATGCCCTCGGTCACGCTGCTGGAGAGCCCCAGCGGGCTGCCCATCGCCAACGAGATCTGCCC from Kitasatospora sp. NBC_01250 includes these protein-coding regions:
- a CDS encoding S1C family serine protease: MRPAGPAAAVVLCAALALAGCTSGSSSSSSASSSTGASASPSVTNQLQTEYQQVIANVLPSVVQITTASGLGSGIVYDDKGDIVTNAHVVGTATSFQVSLANSSSQLDATLVGSYPDSDLAVVKLTNPPSGLRPVTFGNSAQVEVGQISLAMGSPLGLSSSVTEGIVSATGRTVTEPQGGGSPGATIGNMVQTSAAINPGNSGGALVNLSSQVIGINTLAAVDPDLNGSAATGIGFAIPSATITSIADQLISSGKVTNSGRAALGITARTYYNGNYQPAGVVIVSTTSGGAAASAGLQAGDVITQVGATPITTLNSLTTALASLAPGSRTTVSYTRSGAGKTADVTLGTLGS